A genomic stretch from Patescibacteria group bacterium includes:
- the rpsB gene encoding 30S ribosomal protein S2, whose translation MVVLPEIVDMLKSGVHFGHKKSRRHPKMEPYIFAIRNEVHVIDLDKTLDCLNKALEFVKDIAKRGGVVLFVGTKKQAQNAIEAAAQSCGMPYINHRWIGGTLTNFAVISKLIKKFKKMKEKMESGELAAKYTKKEQLDFSREIDELRANLGGIQDLTKMPDAMILVDLIAEGTALREARKRHVPTIALCDTNVNPELIDYPVPSNDDAIKAIELMMNAFSAAIQEGSKERVVEKEKEIGAIPVENKVQKTKASALKADEHHAAVNL comes from the coding sequence ATGGTAGTATTACCGGAAATTGTTGATATGCTCAAAAGCGGCGTACATTTTGGGCATAAAAAATCACGCAGGCATCCCAAAATGGAGCCGTATATTTTTGCAATACGCAATGAAGTCCATGTGATCGATTTGGACAAAACACTTGATTGCCTTAACAAAGCCCTTGAGTTTGTGAAGGATATTGCAAAACGTGGCGGTGTGGTATTATTTGTAGGTACCAAGAAACAAGCACAGAATGCAATCGAAGCAGCTGCACAGAGCTGTGGTATGCCGTATATTAACCATCGATGGATTGGCGGCACCCTTACGAACTTTGCCGTTATTTCAAAGCTCATCAAAAAATTTAAGAAAATGAAAGAGAAGATGGAGTCTGGCGAGCTTGCGGCAAAATATACGAAAAAAGAACAGTTGGACTTCTCGCGCGAAATAGATGAACTTCGTGCAAATCTTGGAGGTATTCAAGATTTAACAAAAATGCCTGATGCAATGATTCTTGTTGACTTGATTGCTGAAGGAACAGCTCTTCGTGAGGCTCGAAAACGGCATGTACCCACCATTGCCCTCTGTGACACAAATGTAAATCCGGAGTTAATAGACTACCCGGTTCCTAGCAATGATGATGCGATCAAGGCAATTGAATTAATGATGAATGCTTTCTCTGCTGCAATCCAGGAAGGCTCAAAAGAGCGAGTTGTTGAAAAAGAGAAGGAAATTGGTGCCATTCCTGTAGAAAACAAAGTTCAAAAGACAAAAGCATCCGCTCTAAAAGCAGACGAGCATCATGCGGCAGTGAATTTATAA
- a CDS encoding translation elongation factor Ts, producing the protein MADAGLIMKLRTLTGAGIVDCQKALEESGGDYDKAVELLRKRGQKVAAAKQERETKEGIVHAYIHGQGRVGVLVEISCETDFVARNDEFKAFAHDIAMHIAAANPLYVKPEDIPSEVIEKEKEIYKDQMASEKKPDEIKEKIIVGKLNKYYQETCLLNQLFIKDDSLTIQQLLAATIAKTGENIQIRRFCRFSL; encoded by the coding sequence ATGGCAGACGCAGGACTTATCATGAAGTTACGTACATTAACCGGCGCAGGCATTGTCGATTGCCAGAAAGCTCTTGAAGAGAGCGGAGGTGATTACGACAAGGCAGTTGAATTACTTCGAAAACGAGGTCAGAAAGTCGCCGCTGCAAAACAAGAACGTGAGACAAAAGAGGGTATTGTGCATGCCTATATTCACGGCCAGGGGCGAGTGGGTGTGCTTGTTGAAATATCCTGTGAAACTGATTTTGTTGCTCGCAATGACGAATTCAAGGCATTTGCGCACGATATTGCAATGCACATCGCCGCCGCAAACCCACTCTACGTGAAGCCGGAAGACATTCCCTCTGAAGTAATTGAAAAGGAAAAAGAAATCTATAAAGATCAAATGGCTAGTGAGAAAAAGCCGGATGAGATCAAAGAAAAGATTATTGTTGGTAAATTAAACAAGTATTATCAGGAAACATGCCTACTGAATCAGTTGTTTATCAAGGATGATTCTCTGACTATTCAGCAATTGCTCGCAGCCACGATTGCCAAAACAGGGGAGAATATCCAAATACGAAGGTTTTGCAGGTTTAGCTTGTAA
- the gpmI gene encoding 2,3-bisphosphoglycerate-independent phosphoglycerate mutase, translated as MAQQHKPTVLIVLDGWGVAVPSQANAIAQAKTPAYESAIQNYPTLTLQASGEATGLPWSEVGNSEVGHMSIGAGRIIFQELSRINNAISQGSFFSNSVFLQALEHCKKSGGTLHLLGLVSSGGVHSHIEHLFALLELCKQQNVQKIALHIILDGRDTPYAQGIQFVNAVAEKCDAVGAQIASLSGRFYALDRDHHWDREEKAYRAIAEGISDHQYESAVDAVEKSYAASVYDEEFVPAVITKDGKPLAPIVAGDAVIFTNIRADRARQMTHAFMDDTFDKFERKRIDNLFFVTMTEYEKDLPVSVAFGPQVVKNCIAEWISTHGLKQIHIAETEKYAHITYFLNDGREEPFLNEKRIMLPSPPVDSYDKKPEMSAREIAKEAVKAIESNEYDFIALNFANSDMVGHTGNLKATIKAVETIDDCLSQIIPEVLARNGSVLITADHGNAETMLDLATGRIDKEHTNNPVPCIIITKELEGKTSGFTDRAIGKDLSALEPSGLLSDVAPTVLSLMGMEKPSEMTGNSLLSN; from the coding sequence ATGGCTCAACAGCATAAGCCGACAGTTTTAATTGTTCTTGATGGTTGGGGAGTTGCGGTGCCGTCCCAGGCAAATGCGATTGCCCAAGCAAAAACTCCCGCATACGAGAGCGCTATTCAGAATTACCCAACGTTAACACTACAGGCCTCCGGCGAGGCAACAGGGCTGCCATGGAGTGAGGTTGGAAATTCCGAAGTGGGACATATGAGTATTGGCGCGGGACGGATTATTTTTCAAGAGCTTTCCCGCATTAATAACGCAATTTCTCAGGGTTCGTTTTTTAGTAATTCAGTATTCCTTCAAGCGCTAGAACATTGCAAAAAATCCGGAGGTACACTTCATCTGCTTGGACTTGTAAGTTCCGGTGGCGTTCATAGTCATATTGAACATTTGTTTGCACTTCTTGAATTGTGTAAACAACAGAATGTTCAAAAAATTGCACTACATATCATTCTTGACGGCAGAGATACACCCTACGCTCAAGGCATTCAATTTGTAAATGCGGTAGCCGAAAAGTGTGATGCTGTTGGTGCGCAGATTGCATCGCTATCTGGCAGATTTTATGCGTTGGATAGGGATCATCACTGGGATCGAGAAGAAAAGGCATATCGAGCGATTGCAGAAGGTATTTCGGATCATCAGTATGAGAGTGCAGTGGATGCGGTAGAAAAATCCTACGCTGCATCTGTGTACGATGAGGAGTTTGTTCCGGCAGTTATTACCAAAGATGGAAAGCCGCTAGCTCCTATCGTTGCCGGCGATGCGGTTATCTTCACCAATATTCGGGCTGATCGTGCACGTCAGATGACCCACGCTTTTATGGATGATACATTTGATAAATTCGAACGAAAAAGAATTGATAATCTTTTTTTTGTGACCATGACGGAGTATGAAAAAGATCTCCCGGTTTCTGTAGCCTTTGGTCCTCAAGTAGTAAAAAATTGTATTGCAGAATGGATAAGTACGCATGGACTAAAACAAATCCATATAGCAGAAACAGAAAAATATGCCCACATCACCTACTTTCTGAATGATGGTCGCGAAGAACCGTTTCTCAATGAAAAACGTATCATGCTACCCTCGCCTCCGGTTGATTCCTATGATAAAAAACCCGAGATGAGCGCGCGCGAGATAGCAAAAGAAGCAGTAAAGGCAATTGAGAGTAATGAATATGATTTTATTGCCTTAAATTTTGCTAATTCTGATATGGTAGGGCATACAGGGAATTTAAAAGCAACTATCAAAGCAGTGGAGACGATTGATGATTGTCTATCTCAGATTATTCCTGAAGTACTTGCCCGAAATGGAAGTGTACTTATTACGGCTGATCATGGAAATGCAGAAACAATGCTTGATCTTGCAACAGGCAGAATCGATAAAGAGCATACAAATAATCCGGTGCCATGTATTATTATTACAAAGGAACTTGAGGGAAAAACAAGCGGATTCACTGACCGTGCAATCGGCAAGGATTTAAGTGCGTTAGAACCGAGCGGTCTACTATCCGATGTTGCTCCCACAGTACTCAGTCTCATGGGCATGGAAAAACCATCAGAGATGACAGGCAATTCTCTTCTCTCTAATTAA
- a CDS encoding rod shape-determining protein → MTSIVNKIFGRFSVDLGIDLGTANTLVYVRERGIVINEPSVVAVNMRTDQILAVGHEAYKMVGRTPAHIVATKPLVDGVISDFEVTEKMLKYFIKKVHKEAFGFSPRPRVVIGIPLDITEVERKAVEDAALSAGAREVYLIEQPMAAAIGARIPVQESSGHIAVDIGGGTTDIAVISLGGIVSSRSLKTAGNELNDDIIKYARDFFSILLGERTAEYVKIKIGSAMHLDDTLAMKVRGRDLATGLPKEIIMDDTQVRDAMSRSVQLVINTIKATIENTPPELVSDIYENGLLLTGGGALLRNLDRLIAEATGIPVIIADDPLTCVVRGTAVLLADLDFLRTVMVPTTTQGWSAKRR, encoded by the coding sequence ATGACAAGTATCGTTAATAAAATATTTGGCAGATTCTCTGTAGATCTTGGTATCGATCTCGGTACGGCAAATACTCTTGTATATGTGCGAGAAAGAGGAATTGTCATTAATGAACCGTCGGTTGTGGCCGTGAATATGAGGACTGATCAAATACTTGCAGTGGGGCATGAGGCATATAAAATGGTTGGCCGTACGCCCGCGCATATTGTTGCAACAAAACCACTTGTGGATGGGGTGATTTCTGATTTTGAAGTAACAGAAAAAATGCTGAAATATTTTATTAAGAAAGTACATAAAGAAGCATTTGGCTTTTCTCCTCGGCCACGCGTTGTTATAGGCATTCCGCTTGATATTACCGAAGTGGAGCGTAAGGCCGTTGAAGATGCGGCTCTCTCAGCCGGAGCACGCGAAGTGTATCTTATTGAGCAGCCTATGGCAGCAGCAATTGGCGCTCGAATTCCTGTTCAAGAATCAAGCGGACATATAGCTGTTGATATAGGCGGCGGTACTACGGATATTGCAGTAATTTCATTAGGTGGAATCGTTTCTTCACGTTCACTTAAAACCGCAGGTAATGAGCTGAATGATGATATTATCAAATACGCTCGTGATTTTTTTAGCATTCTTCTTGGCGAGCGAACAGCTGAATATGTCAAAATTAAGATTGGTTCAGCCATGCATCTTGACGATACATTAGCTATGAAGGTGAGGGGACGGGACCTTGCAACTGGATTGCCAAAAGAAATAATTATGGATGATACTCAAGTCAGAGATGCTATGTCGCGCTCCGTCCAGCTCGTAATTAATACTATAAAAGCTACTATCGAAAATACGCCACCAGAGCTAGTCTCAGATATATATGAAAATGGATTGCTCCTTACCGGCGGCGGAGCCCTGTTGCGAAACTTAGATCGTTTGATTGCTGAAGCAACGGGCATACCGGTCATTATTGCTGATGATCCGCTTACCTGTGTTGTGCGCGGTACGGCAGTACTTTTGGCAGACCTTGATTTCTTGCGAACTGTTATGGTACCTACGACTACTCAAGGGTGGTCGGCAAAACGAAGATGA
- the rpmE gene encoding 50S ribosomal protein L31: MKQSIHPTYYPQASISCACGNVATIGSTMQTISVELCSKCHPFYTGTQKLVDTAGRVERFKQRSQKKETVSAVRKGRKVKRARSASQKNEA; the protein is encoded by the coding sequence ATGAAACAATCAATACATCCAACCTACTACCCTCAGGCGTCAATCTCGTGCGCATGCGGCAATGTTGCAACTATTGGTTCAACCATGCAAACAATTTCAGTAGAACTCTGCAGCAAATGCCATCCTTTCTATACCGGCACCCAGAAACTCGTAGATACAGCAGGCCGTGTTGAACGCTTTAAACAGCGTTCCCAGAAGAAAGAGACTGTTTCAGCAGTGCGAAAGGGACGAAAAGTCAAGCGCGCACGTTCAGCATCGCAGAAAAACGAAGCGTAA
- a CDS encoding phosphoglycerate kinase, whose product MILKTLDDIDLKGKRVLFRVAYDVPLRRKGIGWIVADDSRIRATIPTLRHLIKKKCRIVIVTYLNRPGGKVVEKDKLNPVAKSLSTIINRPVKKLDTCTGPDVQKALDAMKPSDIVMLENVRFSQGEETNDAAFAATLASYADCVVFDAFAQSHRECPSITGILSLLPSVCGLSMLQEYKTLTSLLAKPKYPFVVVMGGAKISDKVEALEHLLGIADIILIGGAMAHNFLKAEGVKISASLIEDPPIDSKKRQQHMYSVAEHILAKAKGIFVNLGHNQSIPKLVLPIDLVAASKAQDLAQTEIVDLTGDHPLPWNWMYLDIGPNTANYYSSIIKKAKTIFWNGPMGYSELQQFSTGTKAIAESIAANKGTTIIGGGDTEIVIKSLGLHKKYSFVSTGGGASLYVLAGKELPVLPYLKKS is encoded by the coding sequence ATGATTCTTAAGACACTTGATGATATTGATCTCAAAGGTAAGCGCGTACTGTTTCGCGTTGCCTATGATGTTCCCCTGCGCCGGAAAGGCATCGGTTGGATCGTTGCGGATGACAGCAGGATTCGTGCTACTATACCAACACTCCGACATCTTATCAAAAAGAAGTGTCGGATAGTTATTGTTACATACTTGAACCGGCCCGGAGGAAAGGTGGTAGAAAAAGATAAGCTCAACCCTGTCGCAAAATCACTTTCCACAATCATTAATCGCCCCGTCAAAAAACTCGATACTTGTACCGGTCCTGATGTGCAAAAGGCATTGGATGCCATGAAGCCCAGTGATATCGTTATGCTGGAAAATGTTCGTTTTTCTCAAGGAGAAGAGACAAACGATGCTGCATTTGCTGCAACGCTCGCTTCGTATGCCGATTGTGTTGTTTTTGATGCATTTGCTCAAAGCCATCGGGAATGCCCCTCTATCACCGGAATTCTTTCACTGCTGCCGAGTGTGTGTGGTTTGAGCATGCTGCAGGAATACAAAACGCTCACCAGTTTACTTGCGAAGCCAAAGTATCCTTTTGTTGTTGTGATGGGGGGAGCAAAGATTTCAGACAAAGTAGAAGCGCTTGAACACTTGCTTGGCATAGCTGATATTATTTTGATTGGCGGAGCGATGGCGCATAATTTTTTGAAAGCAGAAGGAGTAAAGATTTCAGCATCACTTATTGAAGATCCACCGATCGACAGTAAAAAGCGCCAGCAACATATGTACTCTGTCGCTGAGCATATTTTGGCAAAAGCAAAGGGTATTTTTGTTAATCTTGGCCATAATCAGTCAATCCCAAAACTTGTGCTTCCGATTGACCTGGTCGCAGCTTCAAAAGCTCAAGATCTCGCTCAAACAGAAATTGTCGACCTTACCGGAGATCATCCTCTGCCATGGAATTGGATGTATTTGGATATTGGCCCCAATACTGCCAACTATTATTCGTCAATTATCAAAAAAGCCAAGACAATCTTCTGGAATGGGCCCATGGGATATTCAGAGCTCCAACAATTTTCTACCGGAACGAAAGCAATTGCAGAAAGTATAGCTGCAAATAAGGGTACAACGATTATCGGAGGGGGAGATACGGAGATAGTCATAAAATCACTTGGGTTGCACAAAAAATATTCCTTTGTTTCCACTGGCGGTGGAGCTTCTCTTTATGTGTTGGCGGGAAAGGAGTTGCCTGTTTTACCTTATCTTAAAAAATCATAA
- a CDS encoding aminoacyl--tRNA ligase-related protein: MLQSELSTKTLRENPKDELAVNAQLLERGGFVSKLMAGVYAFLPLGYRVLAHIERIVREEMNRIGGQELFLPALHPKELWMQTGRWDNFDALFKIQSRYDSEYALGATHEEVIVPVMKSFIQSYKDLPFAVYQIQTKFRDEPRAKSGVLRGREFRMKDMYSFHTDEKDLDRYYTIVSEAYRRIFQRIGLPAHYTEASGGTFSKYSHEFQVPIETGEDTIYYCKKCDYAVNSEISEKGACPKCEGIGEQLKASEVGNIFKLNTKYSQPFDLTFTDDSGQHPTVLMGCYGIGTSRVLGTVVEYSHDQKGIIWPASIAPFLVHIVPLFSSDEDTQKLIMDRSQKLLGALQELGIEVLLDDRRGVSAGQKFADADLIGIPLRVVISEKTIAAGGYELKKRSSADAVVLPAERIMDSAKEQHVRSQL, from the coding sequence ATGCTTCAATCTGAACTGTCAACCAAGACACTGCGAGAAAACCCAAAAGATGAACTTGCAGTAAATGCCCAGCTTTTAGAGCGTGGTGGGTTTGTAAGTAAACTAATGGCAGGGGTATATGCATTTTTGCCTCTTGGCTATCGTGTATTGGCTCATATTGAGCGGATAGTCAGAGAAGAAATGAACCGTATAGGCGGTCAAGAATTATTCTTGCCGGCACTTCATCCCAAAGAATTATGGATGCAGACAGGACGTTGGGATAATTTTGATGCACTGTTCAAAATCCAATCACGGTATGACAGTGAATATGCGCTTGGCGCAACCCATGAAGAGGTGATTGTTCCTGTGATGAAATCATTTATCCAATCATACAAGGATTTGCCCTTTGCAGTGTATCAAATTCAGACAAAGTTTCGTGATGAGCCTCGTGCAAAATCAGGCGTTCTTCGTGGGAGAGAGTTTCGCATGAAGGACATGTACTCTTTTCATACTGATGAGAAAGACCTTGACCGATACTATACAATTGTGAGTGAAGCGTATAGAAGGATATTTCAGCGCATTGGGTTACCTGCCCATTACACTGAAGCATCGGGCGGTACCTTTTCAAAATATTCGCATGAATTTCAAGTGCCGATTGAAACAGGGGAGGATACTATTTACTACTGCAAGAAATGTGATTACGCAGTAAATTCAGAAATATCAGAAAAGGGTGCATGTCCCAAATGTGAGGGCATCGGTGAACAGCTCAAGGCAAGCGAGGTGGGTAATATCTTCAAATTAAATACAAAATATTCACAGCCGTTTGACCTCACATTTACTGATGATAGCGGGCAGCACCCCACCGTACTCATGGGTTGCTACGGGATTGGCACATCACGCGTACTTGGTACTGTTGTTGAATATTCACATGATCAAAAAGGAATCATCTGGCCTGCAAGTATTGCACCTTTTTTGGTCCACATTGTGCCGCTTTTTTCATCTGATGAAGACACGCAGAAGCTTATAATGGACCGCTCTCAAAAACTATTGGGAGCATTGCAAGAATTAGGAATTGAGGTACTTCTCGATGACCGTAGGGGAGTGAGTGCAGGACAAAAATTTGCTGATGCAGACCTTATTGGAATACCTTTGCGCGTTGTGATAAGCGAAAAGACGATTGCTGCCGGTGGGTATGAATTGAAAAAAAGGTCAAGTGCAGACGCGGTCGTGTTGCCAGCTGAACGTATTATGGATTCAGCAAAAGAACAGCATGTCAGATCGCAACTATAG
- the mreC gene encoding rod shape-determining protein MreC — MRQRLLQWTGIITSISLILIVFNSLGILDAIIRPVQPILEKPLSGLSGVFRSITDSIRVSTVLPSTIKTMEQTITQLRIENEQYRHFEIENIALRKQLDFKKRDTHTIIYAHVIGMSSETGTNLMIIDKGSDDGIKEQSAVTTGNGMYVGQIVKTRNLSSYVRLPNNDKSNIIVSIIKDGVELSGIVHGSFQTGIVLDRVEQKKQLMQGDSVMTSALNSTIPPGLFIGTVNDITSTPNDLFQQTTIIPAQPLDTVRTVGVIAPR; from the coding sequence ATGAGGCAACGCTTATTACAATGGACCGGTATCATTACTAGCATAAGCCTTATTCTTATTGTTTTTAATAGTCTAGGTATTCTAGATGCAATCATAAGGCCGGTACAACCGATTCTCGAAAAACCACTTTCAGGATTATCAGGTGTGTTTCGCTCAATTACTGATTCAATACGAGTATCTACAGTCTTACCGTCTACTATTAAGACCATGGAGCAAACTATAACTCAGTTGCGTATTGAGAATGAACAGTATAGGCATTTTGAAATTGAAAATATTGCATTGCGCAAGCAACTTGATTTTAAAAAAAGAGATACTCACACTATTATCTATGCTCATGTCATTGGTATGAGTTCGGAGACTGGAACAAATCTCATGATTATTGACAAGGGGAGTGATGATGGGATCAAAGAACAGTCTGCGGTGACAACAGGGAATGGAATGTATGTTGGACAAATTGTAAAGACACGAAATCTGTCGAGCTATGTGAGATTGCCAAACAACGATAAGAGTAATATCATTGTTTCAATAATAAAGGATGGCGTTGAGCTTTCTGGCATTGTACATGGAAGTTTTCAAACCGGCATTGTACTTGATCGTGTTGAACAAAAAAAGCAACTTATGCAGGGAGATAGTGTCATGACATCTGCCTTAAATAGCACCATACCTCCAGGGCTTTTTATTGGTACAGTGAATGATATTACAAGTACACCGAATGATCTTTTTCAGCAGACAACAATTATCCCTGCTCAACCCCTTGATACAGTGCGCACTGTAGGTGTTATTGCACCACGTTAA
- the gap gene encoding type I glyceraldehyde-3-phosphate dehydrogenase: protein MAKPIRIAINGFGRIGRNAFKAGFGNPKLEFVAVNDLTDSETLAHLLQHDTVFGNYERTVKAKGADITVGGMLIKVLAEKEPSKLPWKDLKIDVVLECTGRFASPEGAQQHIAAGARKVIVSAPVKGGIVPTYVLGTNASAYSNEPIINNASCTTNCISPVASVIHSQFGIKKALMSTVHAITAEQNLVDGPPPGLKKGDLRRARGAYQNIIPTTTGAAIATTETIPELKGLFDGIAIRVPVPVVSLTDFVFLLKKKTTVEEINTAFVAASKNKFYKGILGVTNEPVVSSDFIKSSYSAVVDLSMTKVVDGDFVKVIAWYDNEWGYSCRLVEMALHIGK from the coding sequence ATGGCAAAACCAATTCGAATTGCAATCAATGGATTCGGTCGCATAGGCAGGAACGCCTTTAAAGCAGGGTTTGGAAATCCTAAGTTAGAATTTGTTGCTGTGAATGACCTTACGGATTCTGAAACGCTTGCACATTTGCTTCAGCACGATACAGTTTTTGGAAACTATGAAAGAACAGTCAAGGCAAAGGGTGCGGATATCACCGTAGGTGGAATGCTTATAAAAGTACTAGCGGAAAAAGAACCATCAAAACTTCCATGGAAAGATCTTAAGATTGATGTTGTGCTTGAATGTACCGGAAGATTTGCCAGTCCTGAGGGCGCACAGCAACATATAGCAGCAGGTGCGCGGAAAGTGATTGTATCTGCTCCGGTAAAAGGGGGTATAGTCCCAACGTATGTGCTTGGCACAAATGCATCTGCGTATTCAAATGAACCGATTATCAACAACGCTTCATGTACCACAAATTGCATTTCGCCCGTAGCGTCAGTGATCCATTCACAATTCGGCATTAAGAAAGCCCTTATGTCTACAGTGCATGCCATAACTGCGGAGCAAAATCTTGTTGATGGTCCACCGCCTGGCCTGAAGAAAGGGGACTTACGGCGAGCACGAGGGGCATATCAAAATATTATTCCTACAACAACAGGTGCCGCAATTGCAACAACGGAAACTATTCCTGAGCTTAAAGGTCTTTTTGATGGCATTGCCATTCGCGTGCCAGTACCGGTTGTATCGCTGACTGATTTTGTTTTTCTCCTAAAAAAGAAAACAACAGTTGAGGAGATAAATACTGCATTTGTCGCAGCATCAAAGAATAAATTCTACAAAGGTATACTTGGTGTTACTAATGAGCCTGTAGTATCATCTGATTTTATCAAGAGCAGCTACTCGGCAGTTGTGGATCTTTCTATGACCAAGGTGGTAGACGGAGATTTTGTAAAAGTGATCGCATGGTACGACAATGAGTGGGGCTATTCTTGCCGTTTGGTTGAGATGGCACTTCATATTGGAAAATGA
- the eno gene encoding phosphopyruvate hydratase: MAKITYVRGYEILDSRGNPTVRAVVELQDGSVGTASVPSGASTGSHEALELRDGDKKRYNGKGVLKAVANINNELARAIKGMDASEQRLIDDKMCKLDGTENKSRLGANALLGVSLAVAHAASQSISQPLYRSIRSTFKLKLNGYTMPQPTMNILNGGKHADSGLNIQEFMVIPMAKTLTEQVRKGAEIFHALHDLLKKKGLLTLVGDEGGFAPTLSANEKALSYIVKAIELAGYIPGKDAYLGMDLAASEFYDQKSNLYYLTPSKGLRSDQMIELLEMWRKKYPIILAEDPLSEDDWDGWQTLTRKLGKKLIVVGDDLFVTNLKRLAMGVDKKVANAILIKLNQIGTLTETIDCIMTAKDHGYKVIISHRSGETGDTTIADLAVAVNAEFIKTGSLSRSDRVEKYNRLMEIEYELTAHQ; encoded by the coding sequence ATGGCAAAAATTACCTATGTGCGAGGATATGAAATTCTTGATTCTCGCGGAAATCCAACGGTTCGAGCAGTTGTAGAATTACAAGATGGAAGTGTTGGTACTGCATCAGTGCCATCAGGCGCATCCACTGGCAGCCATGAAGCACTTGAACTCCGTGATGGTGATAAAAAGCGCTATAACGGCAAGGGAGTCCTGAAGGCTGTTGCAAATATAAACAATGAACTAGCACGCGCAATTAAGGGAATGGATGCTTCAGAGCAACGATTGATTGACGATAAAATGTGCAAACTCGATGGAACCGAGAATAAATCCCGCCTTGGAGCAAATGCACTGCTTGGAGTGTCGCTTGCTGTTGCGCATGCCGCATCACAATCAATAAGTCAACCGCTCTATCGCTCGATACGCTCCACATTCAAACTCAAGCTTAATGGCTATACCATGCCGCAGCCGACCATGAATATCTTAAATGGCGGCAAACATGCCGATAGTGGTTTGAATATCCAGGAGTTTATGGTCATACCGATGGCAAAAACACTCACGGAACAAGTAAGAAAGGGCGCTGAAATATTTCATGCACTTCACGACCTGCTAAAAAAGAAGGGGCTTTTAACTCTTGTTGGCGATGAGGGTGGTTTTGCACCAACACTCAGTGCAAATGAAAAAGCACTCTCGTATATCGTTAAGGCGATTGAACTAGCGGGGTATATACCAGGCAAGGACGCTTATCTGGGAATGGACTTGGCTGCATCTGAATTTTACGATCAAAAAAGCAATCTTTACTACCTTACTCCAAGTAAGGGTTTGCGATCTGATCAAATGATAGAGTTGCTGGAAATGTGGCGCAAAAAATATCCCATCATTCTTGCTGAAGATCCTCTTAGTGAAGATGATTGGGATGGATGGCAGACATTGACGCGCAAGCTCGGAAAAAAACTTATTGTTGTTGGTGATGACTTATTTGTAACAAACCTAAAACGGCTTGCTATGGGCGTTGACAAAAAGGTTGCAAATGCTATCTTGATTAAACTCAATCAGATAGGAACGCTTACTGAAACTATCGATTGCATCATGACTGCAAAAGATCATGGTTATAAGGTAATTATTTCTCATCGATCGGGTGAAACAGGTGATACGACCATTGCTGATCTGGCAGTTGCAGTAAATGCTGAGTTCATAAAGACTGGCAGCCTTTCTCGATCTGACCGTGTAGAGAAATATAACAGACTCATGGAGATAGAGTATGAATTAACTGCTCATCAGTAA